The DNA segment CGACTCGCGCCCCGAACCTGCACCTGCACCTGCACCTGCAGGAGCGCCGGAGAGCGAAAAGCCATCGGAAACCAAATCGGCTGATGACTGACGATCCGCGGCCCGTCCTGGAGCATCTCGACGAGTTGCGGAAGCGCCTGTTCTGGGTGCTCGGCACATGGACGGTGTTCGCGCTGACCGCGGGCTATTTTGCGCGCGATGTCTTCGAGATCCTCATGAGTCCCGCGGTATCCACTGTGCGCGAGGCGGGACACAAACTGATCGCCATCGCTCCTCCCGAACTCTTCCTCACATATGTAAAGACTGCGATCCTCGCGGGCTTCCTCGTGTCCATGCCCATGACCTTGTATCAGGCCTGGAGTTTCATTGCGCCCGGTTTGTACGAGAACGAAAAGCGCTTTGCATTGCCTTTCGTCGTCGCGACTTCGCTCCTGTTCGCGACTGGATGTTCGTTCGGGTACTTCGTCGCATTCCCACAAGTGTTCGAGTGGTTTCTTTCCCTGGAAGCCGACTACGTTACGACCAGCTGGACCACGCAGACGGTATTCGGATTCATGGCACGCCTGTATCTCGCCTTTGGCCTGGCCTTCGAACTACCCATCGTGCTCGTGTTCCTGTCACTCGCGCGCATCGTCAGCCCCCAGCAGCTGGCTGCGTGGCGGAAGTACGCTTTCCTGATCATGTTCGTGGTCGCTGCTGTGCTGACTCCGCAAGACGTCGCCAGTCAGATCATGCTCGCGATTCCGCTCATCATGCTGTACGAGATCAGCATCTGGGTTTCCTACGCCCTGGTCGGCCGGAAGAGCGCGAAGACCGAAGACTGAACGCATGAGCAGCACCCATCGCATCGAAGTCGTCCTGTTGGATATGGGCGGGGTACTGATCCCTGAAGCACCCGGCTATGAAGGCGCCGCACGCGACCCCGAGTTGATTGCCAGGGTCGAGGCCTTCGGCATTGAGGATCCCTCTCGCTTCACACGAGAGCGGGCCCGGAGTGTGAGGCAGGCGTATCGCGACTTGAAGGGCAGCTACACCCAACCCGATGTCAGCCGGGTATTTGCAGATCAGCCGCCTGAACTCGCAAAGCTATTGCTTCGCGCATTCCGCCTTCAAGCCACACGCCCCCCATACGGCCACTCGCGCTCAGTCGTAGCGGAACTCGCGCGAACTCATCGTCTGGGACTCGTCTCCAACACAGTCATTCCGGGAGATCATCACGCGCGCGCGCTCAGGCGGGTTGGCTTGCTACAGCACTTCGAATGCGCAGTGTGGTCTGCGAATTTCGGGCGGCGAAAACCCGACCCGACGATGATCCACCACGTGCTCGAACAACTGGGTGTGCCTGCTCGGCGCGCACTCATGGTCGGTGACAAGCTGCACACGGATGTGTTGGCAGCCCAGCGTGCTGGCGTGCGTTCGGTCTACCTGCGCAAGCGCGGCGCACCCCACCAGGGTCCTGCACAACCCGACTTCACAATCCAGCACCTGGGTGCGCTGCCCAAACTGGTGCGCGATCTCAGCTAGGGAACCTCTGCACAGGGAGGCTGCGGCTGCGAAGCGCGATGCATCCGCCTGCGCTGCGTCGCCCGACCCTCTGCAGATC comes from the bacterium genome and includes:
- the tatC gene encoding twin-arginine translocase subunit TatC, with translation MTDDPRPVLEHLDELRKRLFWVLGTWTVFALTAGYFARDVFEILMSPAVSTVREAGHKLIAIAPPELFLTYVKTAILAGFLVSMPMTLYQAWSFIAPGLYENEKRFALPFVVATSLLFATGCSFGYFVAFPQVFEWFLSLEADYVTTSWTTQTVFGFMARLYLAFGLAFELPIVLVFLSLARIVSPQQLAAWRKYAFLIMFVVAAVLTPQDVASQIMLAIPLIMLYEISIWVSYALVGRKSAKTED
- a CDS encoding HAD family hydrolase codes for the protein MSSTHRIEVVLLDMGGVLIPEAPGYEGAARDPELIARVEAFGIEDPSRFTRERARSVRQAYRDLKGSYTQPDVSRVFADQPPELAKLLLRAFRLQATRPPYGHSRSVVAELARTHRLGLVSNTVIPGDHHARALRRVGLLQHFECAVWSANFGRRKPDPTMIHHVLEQLGVPARRALMVGDKLHTDVLAAQRAGVRSVYLRKRGAPHQGPAQPDFTIQHLGALPKLVRDLS